One region of Limnospira fusiformis SAG 85.79 genomic DNA includes:
- a CDS encoding MBL fold metallo-hydrolase, which translates to MDIAGSHNLRLKCEILLNIVLARIRQLFQITVIDLECFPYSVGHENDGVCLLLRMGPHHILLDCGLRDISPLLTSSQASIADLVICSHAHADHVRGLLALHESCPELPIYASDVTSQLLPINWPEELSSGQMPKFCQPLPLRTEVRLKEGLSITLFPAGHLPGATCMLLKYNAPNRTYKLFYTGDFFLSNSRLVEGLPLGELRGLKPDVLILEGSYGTARYPHRRQLENQLAERIYRAIASGYSVLIPTPALGLGQELLMLLRSHHYFTGRDIDIWVDGQVQTGCDIYLELLPHFPANIQNFAQHQPLFWDERIKPRVRRLSPELLPELEQSPCIVIVDDETDIEQYLRYRPRLWTLFLSETPGHTREISTLVNSGEILLESYFLAEHCDGPGTTQLIHNLRPQHVIFVHGSPIYLADLTNLDELRNRYQLHYPAAGAQVPLPIGETFLQPTLPETHYQGELTESATELNITLPNALSVDPRWSTFADTGIVEARWQGEELVLRGISQREFLSSQSDRTMPSDLDCCGNCQYYRSGRCWNPVSALYGFKVTPEGYCPVFEPLAPRDQ; encoded by the coding sequence ATGGACATAGCAGGTTCCCACAATTTAAGATTAAAATGTGAGATACTTCTTAACATTGTCTTAGCACGCATCCGACAATTATTTCAAATCACCGTGATTGATCTCGAGTGTTTTCCCTATAGTGTTGGACACGAAAATGATGGGGTATGTTTGTTGTTACGCATGGGGCCCCATCACATTTTGCTTGATTGTGGTTTGCGGGATATTTCCCCACTGCTAACATCTTCCCAAGCATCTATAGCTGACTTGGTGATTTGTTCCCATGCTCATGCGGATCATGTTAGGGGTTTGTTGGCACTACATGAAAGCTGTCCAGAGTTACCAATTTATGCCAGTGATGTTACTAGCCAATTGTTACCCATCAACTGGCCAGAGGAACTGTCATCAGGGCAAATGCCGAAATTTTGCCAACCCCTACCGCTGCGAACAGAAGTCCGACTGAAGGAAGGACTAAGCATCACCCTATTTCCTGCTGGTCACCTGCCCGGCGCGACTTGTATGCTGCTGAAATATAATGCACCGAATCGCACCTACAAGTTATTTTATACGGGGGATTTTTTCCTATCCAATTCTCGATTAGTGGAGGGTCTACCCCTAGGGGAGTTGCGGGGACTCAAGCCGGATGTGCTAATTTTGGAAGGGAGCTATGGAACTGCACGCTATCCCCACCGCCGCCAATTAGAAAACCAACTAGCCGAAAGAATTTATCGAGCGATCGCCTCTGGTTATTCCGTACTAATTCCCACCCCAGCATTAGGGTTAGGTCAGGAATTATTAATGCTACTGCGTTCCCACCACTACTTCACAGGTAGGGATATTGACATTTGGGTTGATGGCCAAGTCCAAACCGGGTGCGATATATATTTGGAACTGCTACCCCACTTCCCAGCGAATATACAGAACTTTGCCCAACATCAGCCACTATTTTGGGATGAGCGAATCAAGCCTCGTGTCCGTCGCCTCTCCCCCGAATTGTTGCCAGAACTGGAGCAATCCCCCTGTATTGTGATTGTAGATGACGAGACGGATATTGAACAGTATTTGCGCTATCGTCCTCGGTTGTGGACGTTATTTTTATCAGAAACTCCCGGACACACCAGGGAAATATCAACCTTGGTCAATTCTGGAGAAATTTTGTTAGAAAGCTATTTTCTGGCCGAACATTGCGACGGTCCAGGAACTACCCAACTGATTCATAACCTGCGACCCCAGCACGTGATTTTTGTGCATGGTTCTCCTATTTATTTAGCGGATTTAACCAATTTAGACGAATTGCGGAACCGCTACCAATTGCATTACCCAGCAGCAGGCGCACAGGTCCCATTACCCATTGGGGAGACTTTTCTACAACCGACCCTCCCAGAAACCCATTATCAGGGGGAGTTAACCGAGTCGGCTACCGAGTTAAATATTACCCTACCCAATGCTTTGTCTGTCGATCCACGGTGGTCTACCTTTGCAGATACGGGAATTGTGGAGGCCAGATGGCAGGGGGAAGAGTTAGTTTTGCGGGGAATTTCCCAGCGGGAATTTCTCAGCAGTCAGAGCGATCGCACAATGCCATCAGACTTAGACTGTTGCGGGAATTGCCAATATTACCGAAGCGGGCGTTGTTGGAACCCAGTTTCGGCTTTATATGGCTTTAAAGTCACCCCAGAGGGTTACTGTCCGGTGTTTGAGCCGTTAGCCCCCCGAGACCAGTAA
- a CDS encoding class I SAM-dependent methyltransferase, protein MVANKPISLSDRQNMNNAILSNAISLKVKRLTAASGQMSLPCIPSMIDEYMDQFDRILKSLGQTFTQEEMTALRELVARKLGEGYNQSPHSRIIFKYEPPDPTQGLTSGLKLSVFTEILSVEQKYQRWLTSRQGPLFGSHADAKLMDVVKEFNPPSNAPILDVGAGVGRNTLALARRGHPVDAVELTPEFAQIIAKEAQENQLPVRVIQSNILNPSLQLPQKSYQLVLVSEVISHFRNNQDVRTLLARMCNAIRPGGLLLFNTFLTEPGYEPDNRARELSQVQWSYLITRSELNSIMAGLPLEVLSDESVYEYERSHLPSESWPPTGWFENWSQGRDVFPIHNPPISLRWILCRVN, encoded by the coding sequence GTGGTAGCAAACAAGCCGATATCTCTGAGCGATCGCCAAAATATGAACAACGCCATTTTATCAAACGCCATTTCATTAAAGGTAAAGCGACTCACAGCAGCCAGCGGTCAAATGAGCCTACCCTGTATCCCGTCCATGATAGACGAATACATGGACCAGTTTGATCGAATTTTAAAATCCCTAGGACAGACATTCACCCAGGAAGAAATGACAGCCCTGCGGGAATTAGTAGCGCGGAAACTAGGAGAAGGCTACAATCAATCACCCCATTCTCGGATAATTTTTAAATACGAGCCGCCAGACCCCACCCAAGGACTCACCAGCGGCTTAAAATTAAGCGTATTCACAGAAATTCTATCAGTCGAACAGAAGTATCAACGGTGGTTAACCAGTCGCCAGGGACCCTTGTTTGGCTCTCATGCTGACGCTAAACTGATGGATGTGGTAAAAGAGTTTAACCCCCCCTCCAACGCCCCCATTCTTGACGTAGGGGCTGGGGTAGGTCGCAATACCTTAGCTTTAGCGAGGCGGGGACATCCTGTAGATGCCGTAGAATTAACTCCAGAATTTGCCCAAATTATCGCGAAAGAAGCCCAGGAGAACCAATTACCGGTGCGGGTTATCCAAAGTAATATTTTGAACCCGTCTCTGCAATTACCCCAGAAAAGCTATCAATTAGTGTTGGTGTCGGAGGTGATTTCCCATTTTCGGAATAATCAGGATGTGCGAACCCTGTTAGCGAGAATGTGTAATGCTATCAGACCGGGGGGGCTGTTGTTGTTTAACACATTTTTAACAGAGCCAGGTTACGAACCTGATAACCGGGCGCGGGAACTTTCCCAGGTGCAATGGTCTTATTTAATCACGCGATCGGAGTTAAATTCGATCATGGCCGGTTTACCATTAGAGGTATTATCCGATGAGTCGGTGTATGAGTATGAGCGATCGCACCTCCCCTCCGAATCCTGGCCTCCAACGGGTTGGTTTGAAAATTGGAGTCAGGGTAGAGATGTCTTTCCGATACATAACCCTCCCATATCATTGCGATGGATACTCTGTCGGGTGAATTAA
- a CDS encoding IS607 family transposase, protein MARYVKPKEAAQILRVHERTLRRWDSNGSIDTIRTPAGQRRYNVESYSDSISGSDKRQVVIYARVSSRAQQSDLNRQVAALSNLYPEAEVVSEIRGGLNFKGKKMLALLGHHLSGDVRMVVVAHQDRLAIWGFDLFRWLCEQNRCSLMVLNQTSLSPEPEMVEDILAILHCFSSRLYGVRKYKTQVKEDPDLPQPGAKSSLAQMVGCLSVLLQPSNCII, encoded by the coding sequence ATTGCCAGATATGTCAAACCCAAGGAAGCGGCCCAAATCCTTCGAGTCCATGAAAGAACACTCCGCAGATGGGACTCCAATGGCTCAATCGACACCATCAGAACCCCCGCTGGGCAACGACGATACAACGTTGAGTCATATTCTGATTCCATATCAGGCAGTGACAAACGCCAAGTCGTTATCTATGCCAGAGTTAGTAGCCGCGCCCAGCAGTCCGACCTCAACCGACAGGTGGCCGCACTGTCCAACCTCTACCCCGAAGCAGAAGTCGTCTCAGAAATCCGAGGCGGGCTCAACTTCAAGGGAAAGAAAATGCTGGCCTTACTGGGACATCATTTGTCAGGAGATGTCCGCATGGTTGTCGTTGCCCACCAAGACCGATTGGCAATATGGGGATTTGACTTGTTTCGATGGCTCTGTGAGCAAAACAGGTGTTCACTCATGGTTCTCAACCAGACAAGTCTCAGTCCAGAACCAGAAATGGTTGAGGACATCCTCGCCATCCTCCACTGCTTCAGTTCCCGATTATACGGAGTGCGTAAATACAAAACTCAGGTCAAAGAAGATCCGGATTTACCCCAGCCCGGAGCTAAATCAAGTCTGGCGCAAATGGTTGGCTGCTTGTCGGTATTGCTACAACCAAGCAATTGCATTATCTAG
- a CDS encoding aldose 1-epimerase, producing the protein MFAIALNQKQYKTYTLCDHKAESCLEVVPERGGLITRWSVKGEELLYMDEERFADPSLTVRGGIPILFPICGNLPDNSYTHQDREYGLKQHGFARDLPWSVRKQDETNAASITLGLTSNEETRSLYPFDFELEFTYTLKGNGLEIFQRYTNLSGLVNSMPPESMPFSAGLHPYFWVPDKSQLRFHIPAMQYWDQPTQSLHDFRGYFDPNVEEIDGIFGPLTGLGATMTDLSRNLRLSLNYSAAYSRVVFWTVKGKDYVCLEPWTAPRNAMNTGKLLTHLKPGTSCEMVVYLMATFL; encoded by the coding sequence GTGTTTGCGATCGCACTTAACCAAAAACAATATAAGACCTATACCCTATGTGACCATAAGGCAGAGTCCTGTCTGGAGGTAGTACCGGAAAGGGGTGGGTTAATTACTCGCTGGTCAGTTAAAGGTGAAGAACTGCTATATATGGATGAGGAAAGGTTTGCTGACCCCAGTTTGACCGTCCGGGGTGGTATTCCGATTCTGTTTCCCATCTGTGGAAATTTACCCGATAATAGTTATACTCACCAAGACCGGGAATATGGGCTAAAACAGCATGGCTTTGCTCGTGATTTACCCTGGAGCGTAAGAAAACAAGACGAAACCAACGCCGCCTCCATTACTCTAGGGTTAACTAGCAATGAGGAAACGCGATCGCTATATCCCTTTGACTTTGAATTAGAGTTTACCTATACCCTCAAGGGAAACGGACTAGAGATTTTCCAGCGTTACACTAATCTATCAGGGTTAGTGAACAGTATGCCCCCTGAGTCCATGCCTTTTTCAGCCGGTTTACATCCTTATTTCTGGGTCCCAGATAAAAGTCAACTGCGTTTTCACATTCCAGCCATGCAGTATTGGGACCAACCCACCCAGAGTCTCCACGATTTTCGAGGTTACTTTGATCCTAATGTCGAAGAAATCGATGGGATTTTTGGGCCTTTGACCGGATTAGGAGCGACCATGACTGATTTAAGTCGCAATTTAAGATTATCCCTCAACTACAGTGCAGCTTATTCCCGTGTAGTCTTTTGGACTGTCAAGGGTAAGGATTATGTTTGTCTCGAACCTTGGACTGCACCGAGAAACGCTATGAACACCGGAAAACTGCTAACTCACCTAAAGCCGGGAACCAGTTGCGAGATGGTAGTTTACCTTATGGCAACTTTTTTATAA
- the fba gene encoding class II fructose-bisphosphate aldolase (catalyzes the reversible aldol condensation of dihydroxyacetonephosphate and glyceraldehyde 3-phosphate in the Calvin cycle, glycolysis, and/or gluconeogenesis), with amino-acid sequence MAIVPMRLLLDHAAENDYGIPAYNVNNMEQIQSIMQAAHETNSPVILQASRGARSYAGENFLRHLILAAVETYPHIPVAMHQDHGNSPATCYSAMRHGFTSVMMDGSLEADAKTPSDFEYNVRVTAEVVNVAHSIGVSVEGELGCLGSLETGMGDKEDGHGAEGVLTRDQLLTDPDQAVEFVERTQVDALAVAIGTSHGAYKFSRKPTGEILAISRIEEIHRRLPNTHLVMHGSSSVPEDLIALINQYGGQIPETYGVPVEEIQKGIKSGVRKVNIDTDNRLAITAAIREAAAKDPSNFDPRHFMKPSIKYMQKVCADRYQQFGTAGNADKIKVQTLDEFAAKYASGALSATSKKAVAV; translated from the coding sequence ATGGCGATAGTACCGATGCGGTTGCTGCTAGATCATGCTGCTGAGAATGATTATGGCATCCCGGCTTACAACGTTAACAACATGGAGCAGATCCAATCGATCATGCAAGCTGCTCATGAAACCAACAGCCCCGTGATCCTGCAAGCATCTCGTGGTGCTCGCTCTTATGCTGGTGAAAACTTCCTGCGCCACCTGATCTTGGCGGCGGTGGAAACCTATCCTCATATCCCTGTGGCTATGCACCAGGATCATGGAAATTCCCCCGCCACTTGCTATTCTGCAATGCGTCATGGCTTTACCAGTGTGATGATGGATGGGTCTCTGGAAGCTGATGCCAAGACCCCCTCTGATTTCGAGTACAATGTGCGGGTAACTGCTGAAGTGGTTAATGTAGCTCACTCCATTGGTGTGAGTGTAGAAGGGGAACTGGGTTGCTTGGGTTCTCTGGAAACTGGTATGGGTGACAAGGAAGATGGTCACGGCGCGGAAGGTGTCCTGACTCGCGACCAATTGCTGACCGACCCCGATCAAGCGGTTGAATTTGTAGAACGTACTCAGGTTGATGCTTTGGCTGTAGCCATTGGAACTAGCCACGGTGCTTATAAGTTCTCCCGTAAACCGACTGGGGAAATTTTGGCAATCAGCCGCATTGAAGAAATCCACCGCCGTTTACCAAATACCCACTTGGTGATGCACGGTTCTTCTTCTGTTCCCGAAGATCTGATTGCTTTGATCAACCAATACGGTGGTCAAATTCCTGAAACTTACGGTGTTCCGGTTGAAGAAATCCAGAAAGGTATCAAGAGTGGTGTTCGGAAAGTGAACATTGATACTGACAACCGTTTGGCGATTACTGCTGCTATTCGTGAAGCTGCGGCTAAAGATCCTTCTAACTTTGACCCCCGCCACTTCATGAAGCCTTCTATCAAGTATATGCAGAAGGTTTGCGCCGATCGCTATCAACAGTTCGGAACTGCTGGTAATGCTGACAAGATTAAAGTTCAAACTCTCGACGAGTTCGCGGCTAAATATGCTAGTGGTGCTTTGAGTGCAACTTCTAAAAAAGCTGTGGCTGTGTAG
- a CDS encoding CapA family protein: MVYAQNLSQPTVFDLARSGDFRAIAYLINSYLAPQGIQARVIPDRKGCLQVLVEFQQEPIAERIIKYICHVLWKLNSPQVLGVKIAGRFMGEPDILWNQSVRIVTPAARQHFHRRKGTRLDFKTLRTLLLMTSVTATLVLGCWVSYYEVIGRDAQAMTYSRGDERRQSGQVAMTSPPVTRPNQVRAALETVPVIQHENVLNPEDPTVTLMFGGDVNLAGSFAQKVGDNYSWAFSELQEYRDADLAMVNLENPLTRATLARPNRQFNFKADPEAVKVLTEGGIDLVNLANNHIMDYEEAGLVETLETLQQAGIHAIGAGRDIVEARRPKIIEVKGQRIAYFGYYDADLNAAGENRAGTNSRDNEQIAADIKAVRDQVDWVIVNYHWGVELSDYPGDWQIDLGRYTIDQGADVVIGHHPQVLQGAEIYKGRPIVYSLGNFIFGGNNRSDYDTAILRVSLKQNRKMKVEFLPVEVRGYQARVMQGESAKATLRHIERISRIFDQPMPYQVVLKARSTEPALSDAITTPEVHQETLSPGLSRNEESTTIILDDADSESSVDADQPTTPWSETSGESKQLQPFIKTPFITEPFISLPQPEARTSEGSYNDSQSEISGYLTAGSHRQAKCDQSIAKTDRVSPLAHSGEAIRLPQLGC; the protein is encoded by the coding sequence ATGGTTTACGCACAAAATTTATCCCAACCTACAGTATTTGACCTCGCGCGATCGGGTGATTTTCGGGCGATCGCCTATCTGATTAATAGCTACCTAGCCCCCCAGGGGATACAGGCGCGGGTCATCCCCGATCGCAAAGGATGTTTGCAGGTGCTGGTGGAGTTTCAACAAGAACCGATCGCCGAGAGAATTATTAAATATATTTGTCATGTCCTGTGGAAGCTGAACTCTCCCCAGGTCTTGGGGGTAAAAATTGCCGGTCGCTTCATGGGTGAACCAGATATCCTGTGGAACCAGTCCGTTCGTATTGTCACACCCGCCGCGCGTCAACATTTCCATAGACGAAAAGGGACTCGCCTGGACTTTAAAACCCTGCGGACCTTGCTGCTAATGACCTCAGTAACCGCTACTTTAGTTCTGGGATGTTGGGTGAGTTATTATGAGGTAATTGGTCGGGATGCTCAAGCTATGACCTATTCCCGTGGAGACGAGCGGAGGCAGTCGGGTCAGGTAGCGATGACATCTCCCCCAGTCACTAGACCTAATCAGGTGCGGGCAGCTTTAGAAACTGTCCCCGTGATTCAACATGAAAATGTATTAAATCCAGAGGACCCTACCGTAACATTAATGTTTGGGGGAGATGTGAACCTGGCTGGTTCCTTTGCTCAGAAAGTTGGTGATAATTATAGTTGGGCTTTTTCCGAACTACAGGAATATCGGGATGCGGATCTAGCTATGGTGAACTTGGAAAATCCTCTGACGAGAGCAACCCTCGCTCGCCCTAATCGACAATTTAATTTTAAAGCTGATCCAGAAGCAGTTAAGGTATTAACAGAAGGTGGCATCGATCTGGTCAATTTAGCCAATAACCATATCATGGATTACGAAGAAGCAGGACTGGTGGAAACTCTGGAAACCTTGCAGCAAGCCGGTATTCATGCGATCGGAGCAGGGCGGGATATCGTCGAAGCGCGACGACCGAAAATTATTGAGGTAAAAGGACAGCGGATCGCTTATTTTGGCTATTATGATGCTGATTTGAATGCGGCCGGGGAAAATCGGGCGGGAACTAACTCTCGTGATAATGAACAGATCGCCGCAGATATTAAAGCTGTGCGTGACCAGGTAGACTGGGTAATTGTTAATTATCACTGGGGAGTTGAACTTTCTGATTATCCCGGAGATTGGCAAATTGATCTGGGTCGCTATACCATTGACCAGGGAGCCGATGTGGTGATTGGACATCATCCCCAGGTTCTTCAGGGTGCCGAGATATATAAAGGCAGACCAATTGTTTATTCCTTGGGAAATTTTATTTTTGGTGGTAACAATCGCAGTGATTACGATACAGCCATTTTAAGGGTTTCACTAAAGCAAAATCGGAAAATGAAGGTGGAATTTTTACCCGTTGAGGTGCGAGGATATCAGGCTCGTGTAATGCAAGGGGAAAGCGCCAAGGCTACTTTACGCCATATTGAGCGCATTTCCCGGATTTTTGATCAGCCGATGCCGTACCAGGTAGTCCTGAAGGCTCGTTCTACTGAACCCGCTTTGAGTGATGCTATAACTACTCCTGAAGTACATCAGGAAACTTTGTCCCCTGGGTTATCGAGGAATGAAGAATCAACTACTATTATCTTAGATGATGCGGATAGTGAATCTTCCGTTGATGCTGATCAGCCGACAACCCCATGGTCGGAAACTTCTGGGGAGTCCAAGCAGTTGCAGCCTTTTATCAAAACTCCTTTTATTACCGAACCTTTTATTTCTCTCCCTCAACCTGAAGCGAGAACTTCAGAAGGCAGCTACAATGATTCCCAGTCGGAAATTTCCGGCTATTTAACAGCCGGGTCTCACCGCCAAGCTAAATGTGATCAGTCGATCGCTAAAACCGATAGGGTTTCTCCTCTGGCTCATAGTGGTGAGGCTATTCGTCTTCCTCAACTAGGGTGTTAG
- a CDS encoding RNA-guided endonuclease InsQ/TnpB family protein, which produces MYPSPELNQVWRKWLAACRYCYNQAIALSRSGKRLSKLKLRNEVMQSDLPEWVKETPCHIRQNAIFDAYLAFSASPGARFRSCRDSSQAIKFNDANFSSGSWYPRLTKGLTFMVSEPIPKTCGQGTQLVFTKGRWLAIFPEPVAVTPTEANGVIALDPGVRTFITGFDGSRFMELGSGDIGRITRLCQHLDDLMSRIAKEPCRSRRRRMRQAAQRMRTKIRNLVDEAHKQIAHYLTHNYSLIFLPTFETSDMVAKVKRLIRSKTARAMLTWAHYRFKLTLRHQGEITGTTVVDVTEEYTSKTCTHCGHVHSQLGGSKVFRCPECGFTLPRDWNGAFGIFLKALRDTASVTLTGNSAIVALSGNSRINVA; this is translated from the coding sequence ATTTACCCCAGCCCGGAGCTAAATCAAGTCTGGCGCAAATGGTTGGCTGCTTGTCGGTATTGCTACAACCAAGCAATTGCATTATCTAGGAGTGGTAAACGACTAAGCAAACTGAAATTACGCAACGAAGTGATGCAGAGTGACTTACCCGAATGGGTCAAAGAAACACCCTGCCACATTCGGCAAAATGCCATCTTTGATGCCTATCTCGCCTTTTCAGCCAGTCCAGGCGCCAGGTTTAGGAGCTGTCGGGATAGTTCTCAAGCCATCAAGTTTAACGATGCTAATTTCTCTTCAGGGAGTTGGTATCCAAGACTAACGAAAGGATTAACTTTCATGGTTTCCGAACCCATCCCTAAAACTTGCGGGCAAGGGACTCAGTTGGTGTTTACCAAAGGTCGATGGTTGGCGATTTTCCCTGAACCAGTTGCCGTTACCCCAACTGAAGCGAATGGCGTAATTGCATTAGACCCGGGTGTGCGAACTTTCATAACTGGGTTTGATGGCTCTCGGTTTATGGAATTGGGCTCCGGGGATATTGGACGCATTACTAGGCTATGTCAACATTTGGATGATTTGATGAGCCGAATCGCCAAGGAACCCTGTCGTTCAAGGAGGCGACGGATGAGGCAAGCGGCTCAACGAATGAGAACCAAAATCCGCAATCTAGTTGATGAAGCCCACAAACAAATTGCTCACTACTTGACTCACAACTACAGCCTAATTTTTTTGCCCACCTTCGAGACTTCCGATATGGTTGCCAAGGTGAAGCGTCTAATCAGGTCTAAGACTGCCCGAGCCATGCTGACATGGGCGCATTATCGATTCAAACTAACCCTGAGACATCAAGGGGAAATAACTGGAACCACAGTTGTAGATGTGACGGAAGAATACACCAGCAAAACCTGTACTCACTGTGGTCATGTGCATTCCCAGCTAGGTGGCTCAAAAGTGTTCCGATGTCCGGAGTGCGGGTTCACTCTACCCAGGGACTGGAACGGTGCTTTTGGAATCTTTCTAAAAGCTTTGCGGGATACCGCCTCTGTTACCTTAACGGGTAATAGTGCTATCGTCGCATTGTCCGGCAATAGCCGGATAAATGTCGCGTAA
- a CDS encoding DUF6679 family protein, translating into MLHRKIYQLCCDGREVCIFLRDQQRWIEKAHILDIEGDLVTLRYETEEDDEVSSWEEIVRLESIGSISQKLASVPRGYFELQVSDECPEAEQLRNPSTDSDRE; encoded by the coding sequence ATGCTACATCGCAAGATCTATCAACTTTGTTGTGATGGCCGCGAAGTCTGCATCTTTTTGCGGGACCAGCAAAGGTGGATCGAAAAAGCCCATATTCTTGATATCGAGGGGGATTTGGTCACGCTGCGCTACGAAACAGAAGAAGATGACGAAGTGTCTTCTTGGGAAGAAATCGTGCGCCTCGAGAGCATCGGATCTATTAGTCAAAAGTTGGCATCAGTTCCCCGTGGCTATTTCGAGCTACAGGTATCTGATGAATGTCCAGAAGCCGAGCAACTGCGTAACCCTTCCACCGACTCCGATCGCGAATAG
- a CDS encoding DUF1176 domain-containing protein — MRLNHAPEAIDEDLEQGDPFFRVPESIMQYFYSNRDQLTLCPGGTSFPFQVGSFAYPLGTQGYLVQLLCFQTAYQNNYNFFVYRETNQGVKVSRVKLPSFEINSSGQRVETQIDEVVGLVDYDPIQGVLTVFTKYRGIGDCGSFAKYQWDQVDFKAIEYREKSDCDGNFVEPENYPQIYP, encoded by the coding sequence TTGAGATTAAATCATGCTCCAGAAGCGATCGACGAAGACCTTGAGCAAGGTGATCCTTTTTTTCGGGTTCCTGAGTCCATAATGCAGTATTTTTACAGCAATCGTGACCAATTAACCCTTTGTCCCGGTGGTACTTCTTTCCCCTTTCAAGTCGGTTCCTTTGCTTATCCTTTGGGAACTCAGGGATATTTGGTACAATTACTCTGCTTTCAAACAGCCTACCAAAATAATTATAATTTCTTTGTCTATCGAGAAACTAATCAGGGTGTTAAGGTCTCGCGGGTTAAATTACCATCATTTGAAATCAACTCTAGTGGTCAAAGGGTAGAAACTCAGATTGATGAGGTCGTCGGTTTGGTTGATTATGACCCTATTCAGGGTGTTTTAACTGTCTTTACCAAATATCGGGGTATAGGAGATTGTGGATCTTTTGCTAAATATCAATGGGATCAAGTCGATTTTAAGGCGATCGAATATCGAGAAAAGTCTGATTGTGATGGTAATTTTGTCGAGCCAGAAAATTACCCCCAAATTTATCCCTAA